In the Streptomyces sp. NBC_01276 genome, CGGGCAGCCAGTGGTGGGTGCGCTGGAAGGCGTAGGTGGGCAGCTCGACGCGGCGGGCGCCGGTGCCTTCGAAGAGCCGGGCCCAGTCGATGTCGGTGCCGCGCACGAAGAGCTCGGCGGCACACGTCAGGAAGCGTTCCAGGCCGCCTTCGTCACGGCGGAGCGAGCCGGTGGTGACCACCTCGGCACCGACCGCCTCGGCCGTCTCCTGGACGCCCATGGTGAGGACGGGGTGCGCACTGGACTCGACGAACGTCCCGAATCCCTTGGCGATCAGCTTGCGCACCGTGTCCTCGAAGCGGACGGGATGGCGCAGGTTGCGGTACCAGTACCCGGCATCGAGCACGGTCTCCGTCAGGAGGCCGCCGGTCACGGTCGAATAGAACGGGATCTCCGCCCTGCGCGGCACAATCGGGCCGAGAACATCCAGCAGCTCCGCCTCGATCCGCTCCACATGCGCAGAGTGCGAGGCGTAGTCGACGGGCACCTGACGGGCCCGGATCCCCTCCTCCACCGCCTCCGCGACGAACGCGGCCACCGCGTCGGCATCCCCGGCGACGACCGTGCTCGACGGCCCGTTCACCGCAGCCACACCCAGCCGGCCCGCCCACACCCCAAGCCGCGCCTCAACCGCTTCCAGCGGCAACGGAATCGACGCCATGCCGCCCAGACCGGCCAGCTCACGGCCGATCACCTGAGCCCGCAACGCAACCACCCGCGCCGCATCCGCAAGGGACAACGCCCCCGACACGGCCGCTGCAGCGATCTCACCCTGCGAATGCCCGACCACGGCATCCGGCACCACACCCAGCGAACGCCACACCTCGGCGAGCGAAACCATCACCGCCCACGTCACGGGCTGGACCACATCCACCCGCTCCAGCGAACGCCCCTCCCGCAACACCTCCACCACATCGAAATCCACGAACGGCGCCAGAGCATCAGCACACTCCCGCAACCGCCCCGCGAAAACGGGCGAGGAACCGAGCAGCTCCGCACCCATCCCCACCCACTGCGTCCCCTGACCCGGAAACACCAACACCCGACGACCGAACGGCCCCGCCACACCCTCGACCGTGACCGGACCAACAGCCACCTGCCGGTGTTCCAGCATCGAACGGCCCGTGGCCAGCGCGTATCCGAGGTCAAGTGCACGCAGCCGCGCCCCTTCGCCCTCGACATGACTGCGCAGGCGTTCGGCCTGGGCCTGGAGGGCGGTTTCGGAGCGGGCGGTCAGCACCAGCGGAACGACGGGAAGCTCACGCGCCGCCTCCACCGCCTCCTCCACCCGGGCCGGGGCCTGCTCCAGGATCACGTGCGCGTTCGTCCCGCTCACACCGAAGGACGACACCCCCGCACGCCGCACCCGACCCACCTCAGGCCACACACGCTCCTCGGCCAGCAGCTCGACCGCACCCGCCTCCCAGTCCACCTGGGAAGACGGCACACCCACATGCAACGTCCTCGGAAGCCGCCCGTGCTCCAGCGCCATCACCATCTTGATGACACCACCCACACCCGCAGCCGCCTGCGCATGCCCGATGTTCGACTTCAACGACCCCAACCACAAAGGCTGACCAGCCGGACGCTGACCGTACGTCGCCAGCAACGCCTGCGCCTCGATCGGATCACCCAAACGCGTACCCGTACCGTGCGCCTCCACCACATCCACATCAGCAACCCCGAGCCCCGCACTCTCCAACGCCGCCCGGATCACCCGCTGCTGCGACGGACCGTTCGGCGCCGTCAGACCATTGCTCGCACCGTCCTGGTTCACCGCCGAACCACGCACCACCGCCAGCACCCGATGACCCCGCGCCACCGCGTCCGACAGCCGCTCCACCAGCAGCATCCCCACACCCTCGGCCCAGCCCGTACCGTCCGCCGCGTCCGAGAACGCCTTGCACCGGCCGTCCACCGCCAGCCCCCGCTGCTGCGAGAACTCCACGAAGAGACCTGGTGCAGCCATGACGGAGGCGCCGCCCGCGAGGGCGACATCGCACTCACCACTGCGCAGGGACTGGACGGCGAGGTGCAGCGCCACCAACGACGAGGAACAGGCCGTGTCGACGGTCACCGCCGGGCCCTCCAGCCCCAGGGCGTACGAGACGCGGCCGGACAGGACGCTGGCCGTGTTGCCGGTCAGGAGGTAGCCCTCGTAGCCCTGCGCGGGTTCGTACAGCCGGGGCCCGTACTCCTGCGACATGGCGCCGACGAAGACGCCCGTGCGCGATCCCCGCAACGACGAAGCCGGCACACCCGCCCGCTCCAACGCCTCCCACGACGTCTCCAGCAACAACCGCTGCTGCGGATCCATCGCCACCGCCTCACGCGGCGAAATACCGAAGAAGTCCGCATCGAACTCCCCCGCCTCATGCAGGAAACCCCCCTCCCGCACATACGAACGACCAGGAACACCAGGCTCCGGATCAAACAGCCCCTCCACGTCCCACCCACGGTCCACCGGGAAACCGGACACCGCGTCCACACCCGAGGACACCAGATCCCACAACCCCTCCGGAGAACTCACCCCACCCGGAAAACGGCACGCCATCCCCACGATCGCGATCGGCTCGTCGGCCGAAAGGGGTTCGACGGGGGCTTGCCGGGGCGGCTCCGCGGCGGATGCCGAGGGGGCGTGCTCCCGGAGCGTCTCTACGGCCGCGTCCCGGATCAGGCGAGCGACGGCGAGCGGGGTGGGGGCGTCGTAGATGAGGGTCGTGGGGAGGCGCAGGCCGGTCGCGGCGCGCAGCCGGTTGCGCAGCTCGATGCCGTTGATCGACTCGAACCCCTGCTCCTTGAAGGTCTTCTCGGCCGCGATCGCCGCGGCGGAGATGTGGCCGAGGACCGTGGCCGCGTGGACACGTACCAGGTCCAGTACGTGGTCGAGCTGCTCGTTCTCGGAGCGGCCCCGCAGTTCGCGGCTGAGCAGGGTCTCGGTGGCCGTGTCGGCCGAGGACCGCGCCGGGCCGTCGGCCGCTTCGGAGCCCAGCCAGTGGTGGGTGCGCTGGAAGGCGTACGTGGGCAGGTCGACGCGGCGAGCACCGGTGCCCTCGAAGAGCCGGGCCCAGTCGATGTCGGTGCCGCGCACGAAGAGCTCGGCGGCACACGTCAGGAAGCGTTCCAGGCCGCCTTCGTCACGGCGCAGGGAACCGGTCGCCAGGACGTCGACACCGGCGGCGTCGGCCGCCTCCTGGATCCCGATGGTGAGGACGGGGTGCGCGCTGGACTCGACGAAGGTGGCGAAGCCGTCTTCCAGGAGGACCTTGACGGTCTCCTCGAAACGGACGGGGTGACGCAGGTTGCGATACCAGTACCCGGCATCGAGCACGGTCTCCGTCAGGAGGCCGCCGGTCACGGTCGAGTAGAACGGGATCTCCGCCCTACGCGGCACAATCGGGCCGAGAACGTCCAGCAGCTCGGCCTCGATCCGCTCCACATGCGCAGAGTGCGAGGCGTAATCGACGGGCACCTGACGGGCCCGGATCCCCTCCTCCACCGCCTCCGCGACGAACACAGCCACCGCATCCGCATCCCCGGCGACAACCGTGCTCGACGGCCCGTTCACCGCAGCCACACCCAGCCGGCCCGCCCACACCCCAAGCCGCGCCTCAACCGCTTCCAGCGGCAACGGAATCGACGCCATACCCCCCAGACCCGCCAACTCACGCCCGATCACCTGAGCCCGCAACGCAACCACCCGCGCCGCATCCGCAAGGGACAACGCCCCCGACACGACAGCAGCGGCGATCTCACCCTGCGAATGCCCGACCACCGCATCCGGCACCACACCCAGCGAACGCCACACCTCGGCGAGCGAAACCATCACCGCCCACGTCACGGGCTGGACCACATCCACCCGCTCCAGCGAACGCCCCTCCCGCAACACCTCCACCACATCGAAATCCACGAACGGCGCCAGAGCATCAGCACACTCCCGCAACCGCCCCGCGAACACCGGGGAAGAGTCGAGCAGCTCCGCACCCATCCCCACCCACTGCGTCCCCTGACCCGGAAACACCAACACCCGACGACCGAACGACCCCGCCACACCGTGTACGGCGGAGCGCTCCAGGCGGGTGAGCAGTTCGTCGCGGTCGCCGGCCAGGACGACGGCACGGTGGCCGAAGACGGTACGGGCGTCGGCGAGGGTCCAGGCGACGTCGAGGAGGTCGAGCTCCGGGCCGTGTTCGACACGGGCGCTGAGCTGGGCGGCCTGGTCGCGGAGGCCTTCGGCGGTCCGGCCGGAGACGACGACGGGCACGACGGGCAGCGCGGCCCGTCGGTCCTCGGCCGCGTCCTCGGCCGCGTCCTCAGCCGGGACCCCAGCCGGGGCCTCAGCAGCAACCTCAGCCGGGGCCTCTTCGAGGACGAGGTGGGCGTTGGTGCCGCCCATGCCGAAGGACGACACGCCCGCCAGCCGTCGCTGCCCGAACGGCTCGGTCCACGGCTCCGGGGCGGTCGGGACGCGCAGGTTCAACGCGTCCAGCGGGATGTCGGGGTGGGGCGTCTCGTGGTTCAGGGTGGCCGGGATCTCCCCTTCGCGGACGGTGAGGACTGCCTTGAGGAAGCCGACGAGGCCGGCGGCACCTTCGAGGTGGCCGACGTTCGTCTTCGCCGAGCCGACGGCCAGCGGGGTGTCGGCGCCCGTGGCGGCGCGGGCCGTGCCGAGGACGGCGCCGAGCGCCGCGGCCTCGACGGGGTCGCCCGCGCGGGTTCCGGTGCCGTGGAGTTCGACGAAGCGGACCCGTCCGGGCCGTACGCCCGCCCGGTCGTAGGCCTCGCGGAGCACCGCTTCCTGGGCGGCCCGGTCGGGAGTGGTCAGGCTCGGGCCACCGCCGTCGTTGTTGACGGCACCTCCCTTGACGACGCAGTGCACGCGGTCGCCGTCGGCGAGGGCCCGGTGCAGGGGCTTGAGCACGACGGCGACGCCGCCCTCACCGCGGACGTAGCCGTTGGCACGGGCGTCGAAGGTGTGGCAGCGGCCGTCGGGGGAGAGGGCCCCCATCAGGTCCATGACGGTGGTGCTGTCGTCGGCCAGGATCAGGTTGACCCCGCCGACGACGGCGAGGTCGCTCTCACCGCGCCGCAGGCTCTCGCATGCGAGGTGGACGGCGACGAGGGAGGAGGACTGGGCGGTGTCCACGGCCATGCTGGGGCCGCGCAGTCCGAGGAGGTAGGAGAGCCGGTTGGCGGCCATGGCGCGCTGGCGGCCCGCGGCGCTGTAACCGCCCGCGTCGCCGGTGCGGCGCGCGGCGAGGGTGGCGTAGTCGTCGGAGGCGATGCCGACGTACACGCCGGTGCGGGTGCCGCGGAGCCGGCCGGGGACGATACCGGCGTGTTCGAGGGCCTCCCAGCCGAGTTCCAGGACCAGGCGCTGCTGGGGGTCGGTGGCGGCGGCCTGGGCGGCCGTCATCCCGAAGAATTCGGCGTCGAATGCGCCATGGTCCTCCAGGGCGGCGCGCCAGGTTCCGTCGTCCTGCCGGGAAACGGAATTCCGGCCGTTCCGAAGGAGCTCCCAGAATTCTTCGTGATTCGCCGCTCCGGGCAGTCGGCAGGCCAGTCCCACGACGGCTATGTCGTTGTCACCCACGTGCTGCTCACCGGTCTCGGGGTTCATCGGTTCTCCATGGCCAGGGATGAACTGCGCCTTCCCCTGGAGGGGAATGCGCATGAAGTCGAAAGGGGCCGCGGTGGTGTTCCGCGGGAGCCGCGCGCGGGAAGGGGGGCGCGGGTGCCGGATGCCGGCCGGGTCACCAGGTGACGGGCAGTTCCACGAGTCCGCGGACGAGCATGCCCTCGTGCCAGGCGAGGTCCGGGGCCGGGACGGCGAGGCGCAGTCCGGGGAGGCGGGAGGTGAGGGCTTCGAGCGCGCACTGGAGTTCGGCGCGGGCGAGGGGGGCGCCGAGGCAGTAGTGGGGGCCCTGTCCGAAGGCGATGTGGGGGTTCGCGGCGCGGTCCAGGAGGAGTGCGTCGGCGTCCTCGAAGACGGTCTCGTCGCGGTTGGCGGAGGCGAGGGAGTAGATGACGGCCTCGCCGGCGCGGATGGTGACGCCGCCGATCTCGATGTCCTCGGTGGCGATCCGGGTGGGTCCGACGCTGGACCACAGGGGAACCACGCGCAGGAGTTCCTCGACGGCGGTGGGGACGAGGTCGGGGCGGGCGCAGAGTTCCTCGTAGCGGGTGCGGTCGGCGAGGAGGAGCGCCACGTGGCCGGCGAGCTGTCCGGCGGTGGTCTCGTGGCCGCCGATGAGCATGCCGCCGGTGAGCATGAGGAGTTCGTCCTCGCTGAGCGCCTCGCCCTCGTCGTGGGCTTCGATGAGGGCGCTGAGCAGGTCGTCCTCGGGGTGGGCGCGGCGCAGTGCGACGTAGCCGCGCAGGTAGTCGGCGTACTCCTCGGCGGCCGCGGCGACCTGTTCCTCGGTGTAGCGGCTCGCGGACATCAGGGCCTCGGTGAAGGCGCGGAAGACGTGCCGGTCCTCGTGGGGGATGCCGAGCATCTCGCAGATGACGGCGGTGGGCAGCGGCAGGGCCAGGCCCTGGACGAGGTCGGCGGGGCCGCCGGCGGCCACGAGTTCGTCGATGAGCCGGTGGGTGATCTCGGTGATGCGGGGGCCCAGGGCCGCGACCCGGCGGGCGGTGAAGGCGCGGGAGACGAGCCGGCGCAGGCGGGCGTGGGTCTCGGGGGGCATGCCCATGAGGCCGACGGAGTCCAGGGTGCGGGGTGCGGCGCGGGGGACGTCGCGGTCGGCTCCGGCGTGCATGCTCAGGCGGGGGTCGGCGGAGGCCTTCTTGATGTCGGCGTGGCGGGTGAGGAGCCAGGCGTCGCCGCCGTAGGGCATGCGGACGCGCACGACGGGATCGGCCGACCGCAGGGCGGCGTAGGCCGGGTCGAGTTCGAGGTCGACGCGGTCGCCGAAGGGGTACGTCCGGATGGTCCCGGCGGCGGCGTGAGGGCAGGTCATGGCTGGATCTCCTCTGTACGCGGGCCCTGTCAGCCAACAGCAGCGCACGGCGGACACACCGCCGACAGTAAGAGGACTATGTCAACTCACTCCGAATTGGGCCGGAAATTCAAGCCCGAATTGAGTCGCGTTCAATGTCGTTTTGAGGAGACTCCGGAAGGGTCACGCGACGGCGAAGAGCGATCTCACACTATGTCAAGTCCGCACTTGCGCCAGCACTGTCGACCCCCGTAATTTCCGTGAGGTCGACCAGCAGGCCACAGCCCAGGCCCCACGCATTCTGTTTCGGTGCAAGATTCGAAAGGCTGCTCCCGATGGCGCATATCGCCTTCTTTATCCTCCCCGCGGCGGGTCATGTGAATCCGACGCTGTCGGTGGCGCGGGAGCTCGTCGCGCGCGGTCACCGGGTCACGTACGCGCTCTCCGAGAACTACGGCGAGCGGGTGCTGGCGTCGGGGGCGGAGTTCCTGTCGTACCCGATGGACCAGGACCGGTTCCTGGCGACGATGGTGCCGCAGCAGGACTCGGCGTCGTACACGGACCAGCAGGAGTTCCTGAACATGATGAAGTGGATGCTGGAGCTCACCCAGCAGACGCTTCCCTCGTTCGAGGAGCACTTCGCGGACGACCGGCCCGACGTGTTCGTGTGCGACCCGTCGTCCTTCTGGAGCGGCCACATCCTGGCGGCGAAGTGGGGCATCCCGGTCATCCGCAGTACGCCGACGTACGTGGCGAACGAGCACTGGTCGCTGCACCCGCCGGTGGACACCGCCGAGGAGCAGCAGGAGGACCCCGAGACGGGCGAGCTGTTCGCGGTGGTCGCTGGGCTGCTGGCGGAACACGGCGTGGAGAAGGGCATCGGCGAGTTCGCGGACGACGTGCACTCGGGGCCGGCGCTGGTGTACCTGCCGCGGGCGTTCCAGTACGCCGGGGAGACCTTCGGCGAGGAGGTCCACTTCGTCGGTCCGTGCACGGGCGCGAACAGCTTCCACGGTGACTGGGAGGCCCCGCGGACGGGCCGGCCGCTGGCGCTGATCACGCTGGGCACCCTGTACAACCGCCAGCCCGAGTTCTTCCGGGCGTGTGCGCTGGCCTTCGCGGACCTGGACTGGGACGTGGAGATGGCCCACGCGGGCGGTGTGCCCGACGGCGCTCTGGACCCGGTGCCGGAGAACGTCCGGGTGCACACGTTCGTGCCGCAGGGCGAGGTGCTCCGGCACGCGGCCCTGATGATCAACCACGGCGGTACGAGCACCGTGCTCCAGGCCGTCTCCGAGGGCGTGCCGGTGATCTCGGTCCCGCAGATGGCGGAGCTGCACGCGACCGCGACGCGCGTCGAGCAGCTGGGCGTCGGCGCGAAGCTGCTGCGCAAAGACGTCTCGCCCGAGCGGATCCGCGAGACGGTCCTCGCCGTGGCGGGAGACCCGGACGTGCGGGACTCCGTGGCGCGGCTGCGCCGGGAGATCGAGTCCGCGGGCGGCCCGGTGGCCGCGGCCGACGCGATCGAGCGGTTGCTGGCACCCGTTCCCGCGGACGCCTGACCCGGCACCGCCCCTCCCCTCCTCCCTCTCCCCTTCTCCCCTCCTCCCTCTCCCCTTCTCCCCTTCTCCCTTCCCCTCCCCTGCTGAACCCGAGCTGAGGAAGCCGACATGACGACACAGACCACCGAGGCAGCCGAGGCGGCCGAGGCCATCGCGGCGGAAGAGGCCCCGCACCCGCTGGCACAGCCCGAGGCCGCCGACGCACAGCAGCTGCTGGACTGGTTCGCGCGGGCCCGCGCCGAGGCGCCCGTCTTCTACGACTCGACGCGCTTCGCCTGGCAGGTCTTCTCGTACGAGGACTACAACACCGTCTCGACGAACCCCCTCGTCTTCTCCTCCGACTTCTCGCCGGTCTTCCCGGTGCCCGAGGAGCTGGCGCTGCTGATGGGTCCCGGTACCTTCGGCGGCATCGACCCGCCCAAGCACGGCCCGCTGCGCCGTCTGGTCGGCCAGGCCTTCACCCCGCGCCGGATGGCGGCCCTGGAGCCGCGGATCGCGGAGATCACCCGGGAACTGCTCGACGGGCTCGGGGACCGTACCGACATCGACGTGGTCACGGACCTCGCCTACCCGCTGCCGGTCACGGTGATCGCCGAGCTGCTCGGGGTGCCGGCCGAGGACCAGGACCTGTTCCGCGAGTGGGTCGACGTCATCCTCAACAACGAGGGCATGGAGTACCCGAACCTCCCGGACGACTTCGCCGAGACGATGGGCCCCGCCATCAAGGAGTGGGCCGCGTACCTGTACGCGAAGATCGCCGAGAAGCGCGCGGTGCCGACGGACGACCTGATGAGCGGGCTCATCGAGTCCGAGGTCGAGGGCCGCCGGCTCACCGACGAGGAGATCGTCAACATCGTGGCGCTGCTGCTGACGGCGGGCCACATCTCCAGCGCCACGCTGCTGAGCAACCTGTTCATCGTGCTGGACCGCCACCCCGGGGCGCAGGCGGCGCTGCGCGCCGACCGTTCGCTGATCCCCGCCGCCGTCGAGGAGACGCTGCGCTTCCGCGGCCCGTTCAACAACATCTTCCGGCTGGTGACGCAGGACACCGACCTGCTGGGCGTGCCGATGAAGGCCGGCCAGATGGTGACGGCGTGGAGCGCGTCCGCCAACCGGGACCCGGCGCAGTTCCCGGACCCGGACACCTTCGACGTGCACCGGAGCTCCAACAAGCACATGGCGTTCGGCCACGGCATCCACCACTGCCTGGGGGCGTTCCTGGCGCGGATCGAGGCGAAGGTCTTCCTGAACCTGGCCTTCGACGCGTTCGCCTCGTTCTCGGTCGACCACGACAAGGCGGAGTTCTACGAGGCCGACCAGCTGACCCCGCGTCATCTGCCGGTCTCCGTCGTCCGCGGCTGAGACGTCCGCGGCGCGTTCGGAGCGGGTCAACGAGGGAGCGGAAGCGCATGGCGGTGGGCACCACCACAGAAACGAAGGTGGGCAGGATCAAACCCTGCGCCTTCATCGACTTGGAGCAGCACAACGACGAGCGCGGCAAGCTGTCGGTCGTCGAGTCCGGGGCGACGACCGGCTTCCCGATCAGACGGGTCTACTACCTGCACGACGCGGACGCCGGGGCCTCCCGGGGCAGCCACGCCCACCGGGAGCTGGAGCAGCTGGTCATCGCGGTCCACGGCAGTTTCACGATCACCGTGGACGACGGGTTCGGGCAGGCGTCGTACGTCCTGGACGACCCCGGCCGGGGCCTGTACATCGGGCCGATGGTGTGGCGGCAGCTGAGCGGCTTCTCCGAGGGCGCGGTCTGTGTCGTCCTGGCCTCGCTGCACTACGACGAGTCGGACTACCACCGCGACTACGAGGCCTTCCTGGCCGATGCGAGGAGGTGGCCGTGACGGCGCCGGCCGTGACGCGCGGGATCCGCGTGCCCTTCCACGACCTGCGGG is a window encoding:
- a CDS encoding FdtA/QdtA family cupin domain-containing protein, with the translated sequence MAVGTTTETKVGRIKPCAFIDLEQHNDERGKLSVVESGATTGFPIRRVYYLHDADAGASRGSHAHRELEQLVIAVHGSFTITVDDGFGQASYVLDDPGRGLYIGPMVWRQLSGFSEGAVCVVLASLHYDESDYHRDYEAFLADARRWP
- a CDS encoding cytochrome P450; this encodes MTCPHAAAGTIRTYPFGDRVDLELDPAYAALRSADPVVRVRMPYGGDAWLLTRHADIKKASADPRLSMHAGADRDVPRAAPRTLDSVGLMGMPPETHARLRRLVSRAFTARRVAALGPRITEITHRLIDELVAAGGPADLVQGLALPLPTAVICEMLGIPHEDRHVFRAFTEALMSASRYTEEQVAAAAEEYADYLRGYVALRRAHPEDDLLSALIEAHDEGEALSEDELLMLTGGMLIGGHETTAGQLAGHVALLLADRTRYEELCARPDLVPTAVEELLRVVPLWSSVGPTRIATEDIEIGGVTIRAGEAVIYSLASANRDETVFEDADALLLDRAANPHIAFGQGPHYCLGAPLARAELQCALEALTSRLPGLRLAVPAPDLAWHEGMLVRGLVELPVTW
- a CDS encoding cytochrome P450; translated protein: MTTQTTEAAEAAEAIAAEEAPHPLAQPEAADAQQLLDWFARARAEAPVFYDSTRFAWQVFSYEDYNTVSTNPLVFSSDFSPVFPVPEELALLMGPGTFGGIDPPKHGPLRRLVGQAFTPRRMAALEPRIAEITRELLDGLGDRTDIDVVTDLAYPLPVTVIAELLGVPAEDQDLFREWVDVILNNEGMEYPNLPDDFAETMGPAIKEWAAYLYAKIAEKRAVPTDDLMSGLIESEVEGRRLTDEEIVNIVALLLTAGHISSATLLSNLFIVLDRHPGAQAALRADRSLIPAAVEETLRFRGPFNNIFRLVTQDTDLLGVPMKAGQMVTAWSASANRDPAQFPDPDTFDVHRSSNKHMAFGHGIHHCLGAFLARIEAKVFLNLAFDAFASFSVDHDKAEFYEADQLTPRHLPVSVVRG
- a CDS encoding macrolide family glycosyltransferase; its protein translation is MAHIAFFILPAAGHVNPTLSVARELVARGHRVTYALSENYGERVLASGAEFLSYPMDQDRFLATMVPQQDSASYTDQQEFLNMMKWMLELTQQTLPSFEEHFADDRPDVFVCDPSSFWSGHILAAKWGIPVIRSTPTYVANEHWSLHPPVDTAEEQQEDPETGELFAVVAGLLAEHGVEKGIGEFADDVHSGPALVYLPRAFQYAGETFGEEVHFVGPCTGANSFHGDWEAPRTGRPLALITLGTLYNRQPEFFRACALAFADLDWDVEMAHAGGVPDGALDPVPENVRVHTFVPQGEVLRHAALMINHGGTSTVLQAVSEGVPVISVPQMAELHATATRVEQLGVGAKLLRKDVSPERIRETVLAVAGDPDVRDSVARLRREIESAGGPVAAADAIERLLAPVPADA